Proteins encoded within one genomic window of Glycine soja cultivar W05 chromosome 1, ASM419377v2, whole genome shotgun sequence:
- the LOC114419252 gene encoding phosphoinositide phosphatase SAC7-like — MMEKADSVQKLYTRMRLWEFPDQYVIEPTDGSSGSSLAVSRVDGSMKLIDELPECSTLRVPKIYTIFGVVGMLKLLAGSYLLVITERESVGSYLGHPIFKISKLKVFPCDNSLKNTPPEKKKIEMEFSGLLNVAEKTSGLFFSYETNLTLSAQRLNDLGDESRLLPLWRQAEPRFLWNNYMLEVLIDNKLEPYLLPVVQGSFHHFQAAIGKDIIDVTLIARRCTRRNGTRMWRRGADPDGYVANFVETEQIMQFNGYTASFVQVRGSIPLLWQQIVDLTYKPKFELLKLEEAPRVLERHFLDLRKKYGAVLAVDLVNKHGGEGRLCEKFGDTAQHVASNDVRYLHFDFHHVCGHVHFDRLSILYDQISDFLERNGYLLLNEKGEKMKEQLGVVRTNCIDCLDRTNVTQSMIGRNMLECQLRRLGVFGAEETISTHPNLDENFKILWANHGDDISIQYSGTPALKGDFVRFGHRTIQGILQDGVNALLRYYFNNFVDGTKQDAIDLLQGHYIVSVGRDTAATSQKGGLEAIASFPLALGLVLTGFLFATMSLRQVRYDFRHFFFSLLWAGISIGIAAFVRANGRVFCNRPRLHNPR, encoded by the exons ATGATGGAGAAGGCAGACTCTGTGCAGAAGCTGTACACGCGCATGCGACTCTGGGAATTTCCGGATCAGTATGTGATTGAGCCAACGGATGGATCTTCTGGTTCTTCTTTGGCTGTTAGTCGAGTCGATGGCTCCATGAAGCTCATTG ATGAGCTTCCAGAATGCAGCACGCTTCGAGTTCCTAAGATTTACACGATTTTTGGTGTTGTTGGGATGTTGAAGCTGTTGGCTG GATCATATTTGCTGGTTATAACTGAGCGTGAATCTGTTGGATCTTACCTGGGGCAtccaattttcaaaatttctaaatTGAAGGTTTTTCCATGCGATAATTCTCTTAAAAATACCCCTCCTGAAAAG AAGAAAATAGAGATGGAATTTTCTGGGCTGCTTAATGTTGCTGAGAAAACCTCTGGTCTGTTCTTCTCATATGAAACTAATTTAACTCTGAG TGCACAACGGTTGAATGACCTGGGTGATGAGTCTAGATTGCTTCCTCTTTGGAGACAg GCAGAGCCTCGATTCCTATGGAACAATTATATGTTAGAAGTGCTCATAGATAACAAG CTTGAACCATACTTGCTCCCTGTAGTCCAAGGCA GCTTTCATCACTTTCAAGCAGCCATTGGGAAAGATATTATTGATGTCACTTTGATTGCTAGGAGATGCACAAGAAGAAATG gaACCCGGATGTGGAGAAGAGGAGCTGATCCTGATGGTTATGTTGCCAATTTTGTGGAAACAGAACAAATTATGCAGTTTAATGGGTATACTGCTTCATTTGTTCAG GTCCGTGGTTCAATCCCACTCCTCTGGCAGCAAATTGTTGACTTAACTTATAAACCAAAGTTTGAGTTATTGAAACTTGAGGAAGCT CCACGAGTCCTAGAGAGGCATTTCTtagatttaaggaaaaaatatggGGCAGTATTGGCTGTTGATCTTGTTAACAAG CATGGAGGAGAAGGGCGACTGTGTGAAAAATTTGGTGATACAGCACAGCATGTGGCTAGTAATGATGTAAG ATATCTGCACTTTGATTTTCACCATGTCTGTGGGCATGTTCATTTTGATCGTCTCTCAATCCTTTATGATCAAATTTCAGATTTTCTTGAGAGAAACGG ATATCTTCTGTTGAATGAAAAGggagagaaaatgaaggagCAACTTGGAGTTGTTAGGACCAATTGTATTGATTGTTTAGACCGTACAAATGTAACTCAG AGCATGATAGGCCGAAATATGTTGGAATGCCAGCTTAGAAGGCTTGGTGTCTTTGGTGCTGAAGAAACCATTAGTACACATCCAAATCTGGATGAAAACTTTAAGATCT TGTGGGCTAACCATGGGGATGATATAAGTATTCAATACTCAGGAACTCCTGCTCTTAAAGGAGACTTTGTCAG ATTTGGGCACCGCACAATTCAAGGGATACTACAAGATGGTGTTAATGCTCTTCTACGATATTATTTCAACAATTTTGTTGATGGAACAAAGCAG GATGCAATTGATCTCCTGCAAGGACATTATATAGTTTCTGTCGGCCGAGATACAGCTGCCACTTCTCAGAAAGGAGGCCTTGAAGCTATAGCT TCATTTCCTCTGGCTTTGGGTCTGGTTCTGACTGGATTCCTCTTTGCAACCATGTCACTGAGGCAAG TTCGATATGATTTCCGGCACTTCTTCTTTTCGCTACTGTGGGCGGGCATTAGCATCGGCATAGCAGCATTTGTGAGGGCCAATGGCCGTGTTTTCTGCAACAGACCACGCCTACACAATCCCCGGTGA